A stretch of Vannielia litorea DNA encodes these proteins:
- a CDS encoding substrate-binding domain-containing protein gives MKKLLKTTTAAAGVTLGLAGMALADYTIGISNTVQGNGWREEMICAMKAQALVSGKVDSLNIAHRNTDAAGQSEDIRNLIEAGVDAIVVNPANPDGIADAVKEATDKGIVVVAVDQGVNADSAYVLSNNQEEYAYLGAKWLFETIGGSGSVVYMRGAAGAAADDDRDRGFKRALAEFPDVTVAQEVFTGWQQDKGKQQILDYIATGIPFDGIWTSGIDNVIVDALVESDVDLVPVVGADNAGFVGQLASVEGLTGAAVTNPGSIGGAGVTLALQILEGQMPAERVVLVDPALWANNDDKGKEMIAAAQNPDLDPEWPVSVSIDGWTDYSMEEIIACKGPGE, from the coding sequence ATGAAGAAGCTGCTCAAGACAACCACCGCCGCCGCTGGCGTCACCCTCGGGCTCGCCGGCATGGCGCTGGCCGATTACACCATCGGCATTTCCAACACCGTGCAGGGCAACGGCTGGCGCGAGGAGATGATCTGCGCGATGAAGGCGCAGGCCCTCGTCTCCGGCAAGGTCGACAGTCTCAACATCGCCCACCGCAACACCGATGCCGCCGGCCAGTCGGAGGACATCCGCAACCTGATCGAGGCGGGTGTCGATGCCATCGTGGTCAACCCCGCCAATCCCGACGGCATTGCCGACGCGGTCAAGGAGGCGACAGACAAGGGCATCGTCGTCGTGGCCGTCGACCAGGGCGTGAACGCGGACTCCGCCTATGTGCTCTCGAACAACCAGGAAGAATACGCCTACCTCGGCGCCAAGTGGCTGTTCGAAACCATCGGAGGCTCCGGCTCTGTGGTCTACATGCGCGGCGCGGCCGGGGCGGCCGCCGATGACGACCGCGACCGCGGCTTCAAGCGCGCGCTGGCCGAGTTCCCCGATGTGACGGTGGCCCAGGAGGTCTTCACCGGCTGGCAGCAGGACAAGGGCAAGCAGCAGATCCTCGACTACATCGCCACCGGCATCCCGTTTGACGGCATCTGGACGAGCGGAATCGACAACGTGATCGTCGATGCGCTGGTCGAGAGCGACGTGGACCTCGTGCCGGTCGTGGGCGCCGACAACGCCGGTTTCGTCGGCCAGCTCGCTTCGGTCGAGGGCCTCACCGGCGCCGCCGTCACCAACCCCGGCTCCATCGGCGGCGCGGGCGTGACGCTGGCGCTCCAGATCCTCGAAGGGCAAATGCCCGCCGAGCGGGTAGTGCTGGTCGACCCGGCGCTCTGGGCCAACAACGACGACAAGGGCAAGGAGATGATCGCCGCCGCCCAGAACCCCGATCTCGACCCCGAGTGGCCGGTTTCCGTCAGCATCGACGGCTGGACCGATTACTCCATGGAAGAGATTATCGCCTGCAAGGGCCCCGGCGAGTGA
- a CDS encoding sugar phosphate isomerase/epimerase family protein, which translates to MKLGILTAPFPDTPLLEVAQWAADEAMGLLEIACWPASGGEARRYAGTSHIDCNGLSEGQAQEITGSLAELGVGISALGYYPNPLHADAAHREEVIPHLKHVITAAATLSVPVVNTFIGGDKSLNVDENWKRAQQIFSPVVGHAEDAGVKLCFENCPMIFSYDEWPGGHNIAYSPRIWRRIFDEWGDAVGMNFDPSHLVWQFIDQARFIKEFGPKMAHVHAKDVMIDRDKLYENGTMSLGMGWQVPRMPGLGDVDWPGFFSGLYRAGYDGPVIIEHEDKVFEKDDAAVKRGFLLARDVLQPYIK; encoded by the coding sequence ATGAAACTCGGAATCCTCACCGCACCGTTCCCCGATACGCCCCTGCTCGAGGTTGCCCAATGGGCGGCCGACGAGGCCATGGGCCTGCTCGAAATCGCCTGCTGGCCCGCCTCCGGCGGCGAGGCCCGGCGCTACGCCGGCACCTCCCACATCGACTGCAACGGCCTCTCCGAGGGCCAGGCGCAGGAAATCACCGGCAGCCTAGCCGAGCTGGGCGTCGGCATCTCGGCCCTGGGCTACTACCCCAACCCGCTGCACGCAGACGCCGCCCACCGCGAAGAGGTTATCCCCCACCTCAAACACGTGATCACGGCCGCCGCCACCCTCTCCGTCCCGGTCGTGAACACCTTCATTGGCGGCGACAAGTCCTTGAACGTGGACGAGAACTGGAAACGCGCGCAGCAGATCTTCTCGCCCGTCGTCGGCCATGCCGAGGATGCTGGCGTCAAGCTCTGCTTCGAGAACTGCCCGATGATCTTCAGCTACGATGAATGGCCCGGCGGGCACAACATCGCCTACAGCCCCAGGATCTGGCGCCGCATCTTCGACGAATGGGGCGATGCCGTGGGCATGAACTTCGACCCCTCGCATCTGGTCTGGCAATTCATCGACCAGGCCCGCTTCATCAAGGAGTTCGGGCCGAAAATGGCCCATGTCCACGCCAAGGACGTGATGATCGACCGCGACAAGCTCTACGAGAACGGCACCATGAGCCTGGGCATGGGCTGGCAGGTGCCCCGCATGCCCGGTCTGGGCGATGTGGACTGGCCCGGCTTCTTCTCCGGTCTCTACCGCGCGGGCTACGACGGGCCGGTGATCATCGAGCACGAGGACAAGGTCTTCGAGAAGGATGACGCCGCGGTGAAGCGCGGCTTCCTGCTCGCCCGCGACGTGCTGCAACCTTACATCAAGTAA
- a CDS encoding Gfo/Idh/MocA family protein, with amino-acid sequence MTDFSRIGVAVIGTGFIGTVHVWALRRLGVNLRGVLGSSPERGAAAAAGLGTRAFASLEELCADASVQAVHVTSPNHLHYSQVKALIAAGKHVVCEKPLTMTAAQSAELVERAAASDLICAVCYNIRFYPLNQQARGMVAAGELGDLRLVTGHYVQDWLAKPTDWNWRLEGDKGGALRAVGDIGTHWADLTSFIAGEKPAEVMAELSTFITERDKPTGPVETFTAASGATEKVTVTTEDTALILLRYPSGARGSLTVSQVSPGRKNALRWDIAGAKASAEWTSETPDHLFIGHRDGPNQILQRDAALMNPTGAAAASLPGGHVEGFADTFFALFRQVYGDIQAGARQPASTWASFADGHFEMEFCEAVLASARSGAWVKIGA; translated from the coding sequence ATGACGGATTTCTCGCGCATCGGCGTGGCGGTGATCGGCACCGGCTTTATCGGAACGGTTCATGTCTGGGCGCTGCGGCGGCTCGGGGTCAACCTGCGCGGCGTGCTGGGCTCCTCGCCCGAGCGCGGCGCGGCGGCCGCCGCGGGCCTGGGCACCCGCGCCTTCGCCTCGCTCGAGGAGCTCTGCGCCGATGCCTCCGTGCAGGCCGTCCACGTCACCTCCCCCAATCACCTGCACTACAGCCAGGTGAAGGCCCTCATCGCCGCCGGCAAGCACGTGGTCTGCGAAAAGCCCCTGACGATGACCGCCGCCCAATCCGCCGAACTGGTCGAGCGCGCCGCCGCCTCCGACCTCATCTGCGCGGTCTGCTACAACATCCGCTTCTACCCGCTGAACCAGCAGGCCCGCGGCATGGTCGCGGCGGGCGAGCTGGGCGATCTCCGCCTGGTCACCGGCCACTACGTGCAGGACTGGCTCGCCAAGCCGACCGACTGGAACTGGCGGCTCGAGGGCGACAAGGGCGGCGCCCTGCGCGCGGTAGGCGATATCGGCACCCATTGGGCCGACCTCACCAGCTTCATCGCCGGCGAGAAGCCCGCCGAGGTGATGGCCGAGCTCAGCACCTTCATCACCGAGCGCGACAAGCCCACCGGCCCGGTCGAAACCTTCACCGCGGCCTCCGGCGCCACCGAGAAAGTTACCGTAACAACCGAGGATACAGCCCTGATATTGCTGCGCTATCCCAGCGGCGCACGCGGCTCTCTCACGGTCAGCCAGGTCTCTCCCGGCCGCAAGAACGCGCTCCGCTGGGATATCGCCGGGGCCAAGGCCAGCGCCGAGTGGACCTCCGAAACCCCCGATCACCTCTTCATCGGTCACCGCGACGGCCCGAACCAGATCCTGCAGCGCGACGCCGCCCTGATGAACCCCACCGGCGCCGCCGCCGCCTCGCTGCCCGGCGGCCATGTGGAGGGCTTCGCCGACACCTTCTTCGCCCTCTTCCGGCAGGTCTACGGCGATATCCAGGCCGGCGCGCGCCAGCCCGCCTCCACCTGGGCCAGCTTTGCCGACGGGCATTTCGAGATGGAATTCTGCGAGGCGGTCCTCGCCAGCGCCCGGAGCGGCGCCTGGGTGAAGATCGGCGCATAA
- a CDS encoding SDR family NAD(P)-dependent oxidoreductase — translation MGRAGFSYAGAQVLVIGASRAGIGAAIARAFAAAGASVAITGVEPEPDPADSHFPYTRLDVTDMAAVEALSAATPRLDVLVNCAAITARGEEMAPEFFSRVVDINLTGTMRCALAFRPQLAASKGCVINIASMYAGFGSPRNPAYGASKAAVQQLTKSLAIAWASEGIRVNAVAPGFIVTAQSARSREDATHVANVNARTPLGRWGQPEDIAGPVLFLASEAAKFMTGACIPVDGGYSVV, via the coding sequence ATGGGCCGGGCGGGGTTTTCCTACGCCGGGGCCCAGGTGCTGGTGATCGGCGCCAGCCGAGCGGGGATCGGCGCCGCCATCGCCCGGGCCTTCGCCGCCGCCGGCGCCAGCGTCGCCATCACCGGGGTCGAGCCGGAGCCCGACCCGGCTGACAGCCACTTCCCCTACACCCGGCTCGACGTGACCGACATGGCCGCCGTCGAGGCCCTCTCCGCCGCCACGCCCAGGCTCGACGTGCTCGTCAACTGCGCCGCCATCACCGCCCGCGGCGAGGAGATGGCCCCCGAGTTCTTCTCCAGGGTGGTCGACATCAACCTCACCGGCACGATGCGCTGCGCCCTCGCCTTCCGGCCCCAGCTTGCGGCCAGCAAGGGCTGCGTCATCAACATCGCGTCCATGTATGCCGGCTTCGGCAGCCCCAGGAACCCCGCCTACGGCGCCTCCAAGGCCGCAGTGCAGCAGCTCACCAAGTCGCTCGCCATCGCCTGGGCGTCCGAGGGCATCCGCGTCAACGCCGTCGCGCCGGGCTTCATCGTCACCGCCCAGTCGGCCCGCTCGCGCGAAGACGCCACCCATGTGGCCAACGTCAACGCCCGCACCCCGCTGGGCCGCTGGGGCCAGCCCGAGGATATCGCCGGACCGGTCCTGTTTCTGGCCTCCGAGGCGGCAAAGTTCATGACCGGCGCCTGTATTCCGGTTGACGGAGGCTATTCGGTTGTTTGA